A part of Deltaproteobacteria bacterium genomic DNA contains:
- a CDS encoding PASTA domain-containing protein has product MRRLSATQRDGKWMRLRAVLLAAAMLALFGIVLVRAAKVQLLDRSRLSRLQRDQTRRELEWVPRRGMIVDRRGEPLAVTRDVDSVFADPSAFETPRAREAVAAQLAGALRLDRRKIAEKLAQSDRRFVWIKRRIDEASARRVRGLALDGIELVKEPKRFYPQRELAGHVLGFVGDESGQEGLERELETFLKGTAVQVQATRDARGTMVLEHGAPDPADLTGATVTLTLDTAIQLAAEKELAKAVKTSGAVGGWAIAMDVNSGAVLALAGNPAFDANKPGRDPLIWRDRAIQDQLEPGSTIKSFVVARAIDEGALRSDEILYCEHGAWARAGKKIHDTHPVDWATPATVLRESSNICAAKIGERLGKQKLIDGLRAFGFGEKTGVGLPGEARGALADPKRMPQIALWTTSFGQGMSATAIQTVAAMAAIANGGVLLRPYLVQKVVGADGTVLLSRGREEVRRVLKEESAREVTAMLEEVVEKGTGTRAALVGHRAAGKTGTAQKVDPVAGGYGEKRLSSFLGFAPADEPRVAILVAIDEPEGKGADVTGGTVAAPAWAAIAHEALRQLDVMPDDARVDAPVLVSSLAGSADPEPAPEEAARMPLRPGQAMVPDVSGMGARTATRRLAQAALEPELRGSGRAVAQSPRAGAIVKRGARVKVTLAPPG; this is encoded by the coding sequence ATGAGGCGCCTGTCCGCAACGCAGCGCGACGGCAAGTGGATGCGCCTCCGCGCGGTGCTGCTCGCCGCCGCCATGCTCGCTCTCTTCGGCATCGTGCTCGTTCGCGCCGCCAAGGTGCAGCTGCTCGACCGGTCGCGCCTGTCGCGCTTGCAGCGCGACCAGACTCGCCGCGAGCTGGAGTGGGTGCCCCGGCGCGGGATGATCGTCGACCGCCGCGGCGAGCCGCTGGCGGTGACGCGCGACGTCGATTCCGTGTTCGCCGATCCATCGGCCTTCGAGACCCCGCGCGCGCGCGAAGCGGTCGCCGCCCAGCTCGCGGGCGCGCTGCGGCTCGACCGGCGCAAGATCGCGGAGAAGCTGGCGCAGTCCGACCGCCGGTTCGTCTGGATCAAGCGCCGGATCGACGAAGCCTCGGCGCGGCGCGTGCGCGGGCTGGCGCTGGACGGCATCGAGCTGGTGAAGGAACCGAAACGCTTCTACCCGCAGCGCGAGCTCGCCGGCCACGTCCTCGGGTTCGTCGGCGACGAGAGCGGGCAGGAAGGCCTGGAGCGCGAGCTGGAGACCTTCCTCAAGGGCACGGCGGTGCAGGTGCAGGCCACGCGCGACGCCCGGGGAACGATGGTGCTGGAGCACGGCGCTCCCGACCCGGCGGACCTGACCGGCGCGACGGTGACGCTGACGCTGGATACCGCCATCCAGCTCGCGGCCGAGAAGGAGCTGGCGAAGGCGGTCAAGACGAGCGGTGCCGTCGGGGGCTGGGCCATCGCCATGGACGTGAATAGCGGGGCGGTGCTGGCGCTGGCGGGCAACCCGGCGTTCGACGCCAACAAGCCCGGCCGCGATCCATTGATCTGGCGCGACCGCGCGATCCAGGACCAGCTCGAGCCGGGGTCGACGATCAAGAGCTTCGTGGTCGCCCGCGCCATCGACGAGGGAGCGCTGCGCTCCGACGAGATCCTCTACTGCGAGCACGGCGCCTGGGCGCGCGCCGGGAAGAAGATCCACGACACGCATCCGGTCGACTGGGCCACTCCCGCGACCGTGCTGCGGGAGTCGTCGAACATCTGCGCGGCGAAGATCGGCGAGCGTCTAGGGAAGCAGAAGCTGATCGACGGTCTGCGCGCGTTCGGCTTCGGCGAGAAGACCGGGGTCGGGCTTCCCGGCGAGGCGCGCGGCGCGCTGGCCGATCCGAAGCGGATGCCGCAGATCGCTCTGTGGACCACGTCGTTTGGACAGGGGATGAGCGCAACGGCGATCCAGACCGTCGCCGCGATGGCGGCCATCGCCAACGGCGGCGTGCTGCTGCGGCCCTATCTCGTGCAGAAGGTGGTGGGAGCCGACGGAACCGTCCTGCTCTCCCGCGGGCGGGAAGAAGTCCGCCGCGTCCTGAAGGAGGAGAGCGCGCGCGAGGTCACCGCCATGCTGGAGGAAGTCGTGGAGAAGGGCACGGGGACCCGCGCTGCGCTCGTAGGTCACCGCGCGGCGGGCAAGACCGGGACGGCGCAGAAGGTCGATCCCGTCGCCGGCGGGTACGGGGAGAAGCGGCTCTCCAGCTTCCTCGGGTTCGCGCCCGCGGACGAGCCCCGGGTCGCCATCCTCGTCGCCATCGACGAGCCGGAAGGAAAGGGTGCCGACGTCACCGGCGGCACCGTGGCGGCTCCGGCGTGGGCGGCCATCGCACATGAGGCGCTACGACAGCTCGACGTGATGCCCGACGATGCCAGGGTGGATGCGCCCGTTCTCGTCTCCTCTCTCGCGGGAAGCGCCGATCCGGAACCAGCGCCCGAGGAGGCAGCCCGGATGCCGCTGCGGCCCGGGCAGGCCATGGTTCCGGACGTCTCCGGGATGGGAGCCCGGACGGCGACGCGCAGGTTGGCCCAGGCGGCGCTCGAGCCGGAGCTGCGCGGCAGCGGAAGGGCCGTGGCGCAGTCGCCGCGCGCGGGAGCCATTGTCAAGCGGGGGGCAAGAGTGAAGGTCACTCTGGCGCCGCCGGGATAG
- the mraZ gene encoding division/cell wall cluster transcriptional repressor MraZ: MFSGVFQHSIDAKGRTSLPARFRELLLAQGADKLFITPDLIDPCLVAFAPSAWQRLAEKVAAKSMFDRDIRLLSRAFIAPAQECPVDKLGRILIPPSLREHVGLVEEITWAGTVERIEIWTPQRWAEVQKAARAQETPQDLARRLSELL; the protein is encoded by the coding sequence ATGTTTTCCGGCGTCTTCCAGCACTCGATCGACGCCAAGGGGCGCACGAGCCTCCCCGCGCGATTTCGCGAGCTGCTGTTGGCGCAAGGAGCGGACAAGCTCTTCATCACGCCGGACCTGATCGATCCCTGCCTCGTCGCCTTCGCGCCTTCGGCCTGGCAGCGCCTCGCGGAGAAGGTGGCCGCGAAGTCGATGTTCGACCGCGACATCCGGCTGCTCTCCCGCGCATTCATCGCCCCCGCCCAGGAATGCCCGGTGGACAAGCTCGGCCGCATCCTCATCCCGCCCAGTCTGCGCGAGCACGTGGGCCTGGTCGAGGAAATCACCTGGGCGGGCACCGTGGAGCGAATCGAGATCTGGACCCCGCAGCGATGGGCCGAGGTGCAGAAGGCGGCGCGGGCGCAGGAGACACCGCAGGACCTGGCCAGGCGGCTGAGCGAGCTTCTCTAA
- the rsmH gene encoding 16S rRNA (cytosine(1402)-N(4))-methyltransferase RsmH: MIGFVHQTVLQSEVAALLAAGPGRVIFDGTLGGGGHAQALLDAGARVVAIDQDPAALAAARARLSGRDVVVAHGNFRDARAVLDQLGFSEVDGALVDLGVSSPQLDDPGRGFSFRAGGPLDMRMDPTRGRPLRERLDEWDEKALARILDSLGEERFARRIARAIRKAWEASGIADTRQLADVVAAAIPRKAWPRDIHPATRTFQALRIAVNDELGALGDWLAQLPRVVARGGRAAAISFHSLEDRMVKHGFARLATGCICPPQLPVCACGRTAQWKVLTKKPVRAGDAELSGNPRARSARLRAVERLS, from the coding sequence ATGATCGGTTTCGTCCACCAGACCGTGCTCCAAAGCGAGGTGGCCGCGCTGCTCGCCGCCGGGCCCGGTCGCGTCATCTTCGACGGGACCCTGGGCGGAGGAGGGCATGCGCAGGCGCTGCTGGACGCCGGGGCGCGGGTGGTGGCCATCGACCAGGACCCGGCTGCGCTGGCGGCGGCGCGGGCCCGGCTGTCCGGCCGCGACGTCGTCGTCGCCCACGGGAATTTCCGCGACGCGCGCGCCGTCCTCGATCAGCTCGGCTTCTCCGAGGTCGACGGCGCGCTGGTGGATCTCGGGGTTTCCTCTCCGCAGCTCGACGATCCCGGCCGCGGATTCTCGTTTCGCGCCGGCGGGCCGCTCGACATGCGCATGGACCCGACCCGGGGCCGGCCGCTGCGGGAACGCCTCGACGAGTGGGACGAGAAGGCGCTGGCGCGCATCCTCGACTCCCTCGGCGAAGAGCGCTTCGCGCGGCGGATCGCGCGCGCCATCCGGAAGGCGTGGGAGGCGTCCGGGATCGCGGACACGCGGCAGCTCGCTGACGTGGTGGCGGCGGCGATTCCGCGCAAGGCCTGGCCGCGAGACATCCATCCGGCGACGCGCACCTTCCAGGCACTGCGCATCGCCGTGAACGACGAGCTGGGCGCGCTCGGCGACTGGCTCGCGCAGCTTCCCCGGGTGGTCGCGCGGGGCGGCCGCGCGGCGGCGATCTCGTTCCACTCCCTCGAAGATCGGATGGTGAAGCACGGCTTCGCCCGTCTGGCCACGGGATGCATCTGCCCGCCGCAGCTCCCGGTCTGCGCCTGCGGGCGCACCGCGCAATGGAAAGTGCTGACGAAGAAGCCGGTGCGGGCAGGCGACGCGGAGCTCTCCGGGAATCCCCGGGCGCGCAGCGCGCGGTTGCGCGCGGTGGAGAGACTCTCGTGA
- a CDS encoding amidase has protein sequence MPVSGRGGGFMRSFFFAVVALSAAGAVAAGKHHVLKATPESVQWGWLDPKEPPKLTIASGDTVSIETLLHSRDQITKGVSMEKIVELRKANPGGGPHSITGPIYVEGAEPGDVLEIRILKIVPKKVGFNFNLPGKDFPTIGALAKDFPEGYVKYFDIDPKAKTVRFKPGIDIPLRPFPGTLAVGIDPDDPSPRKGGAKEPMAPVSTLRPWKNGSNMDINELTEGSTIYIPVFLKGGLIWTGDSHCAQGNGEVNLTALECSYQEIRLQPIVRKDMKLTWPRIETKTHWIQVGFDEDLQKAFLNALNETVDFLATKGLDRYEAYSLASLVADCRISQVVDVRKGVHCMVPKSTFTAAAARR, from the coding sequence CCCGTATCCGGGCGTGGGGGAGGTTTCATGCGCTCGTTCTTCTTCGCCGTCGTCGCGCTGTCCGCCGCCGGCGCCGTCGCCGCCGGCAAGCATCACGTCCTCAAGGCCACGCCAGAGTCGGTGCAGTGGGGCTGGCTGGATCCGAAGGAGCCGCCCAAGCTCACCATCGCGTCAGGCGACACGGTCTCCATCGAAACGCTGCTTCACTCTCGGGACCAGATCACCAAGGGCGTCTCGATGGAGAAGATCGTCGAGCTGCGCAAGGCCAACCCGGGCGGCGGGCCGCACTCGATCACCGGGCCGATCTACGTCGAGGGCGCGGAGCCCGGCGACGTGCTGGAGATCCGGATCCTGAAAATCGTGCCCAAGAAGGTCGGGTTCAACTTCAACCTGCCCGGCAAGGATTTCCCCACCATCGGCGCGCTGGCCAAGGACTTCCCCGAAGGATACGTGAAGTACTTTGACATCGATCCCAAGGCGAAGACGGTGCGCTTCAAGCCGGGCATCGACATTCCTCTGCGGCCATTTCCCGGAACGCTGGCCGTCGGGATCGATCCGGACGATCCCTCGCCGCGCAAGGGCGGGGCGAAGGAACCGATGGCGCCGGTGAGCACCCTGCGCCCGTGGAAGAACGGCTCCAACATGGACATCAACGAGCTCACCGAAGGGAGCACCATCTACATTCCGGTGTTCCTCAAGGGGGGACTGATCTGGACCGGCGACTCGCACTGCGCGCAGGGGAACGGCGAGGTCAACCTCACCGCCCTGGAGTGCTCGTACCAGGAGATCCGGCTGCAGCCGATCGTGCGCAAGGACATGAAGCTCACCTGGCCGCGCATCGAGACGAAGACGCACTGGATCCAGGTGGGCTTCGACGAGGATCTGCAGAAGGCGTTCCTCAACGCGCTGAACGAGACGGTGGACTTCCTCGCCACCAAGGGCCTCGACCGCTACGAGGCCTACTCGCTGGCCTCGCTCGTCGCCGACTGCCGCATCAGCCAGGTCGTGGACGTCCGCAAGGGCGTCCACTGCATGGTCCCGAAATCGACCTTTACCGCGGCCGCTGCACGACGCTGA
- a CDS encoding STAS domain-containing protein, translated as MAEKSSRNGAVLALKPPVGPRLPARWEDSVATVAVRGEVDREAFWAIDYSVGRAAAEAGRIVLDLREVTHVDYAGVTEIVARRRELLARGGDLLIAARNPYVCNILKAAGGAELALFRSVEEATSAVAAPVARVRAMRK; from the coding sequence ATGGCGGAAAAGTCTTCGCGAAACGGTGCGGTGCTGGCGCTGAAGCCTCCGGTGGGGCCCCGCTTGCCGGCGCGCTGGGAGGACAGCGTCGCGACCGTTGCGGTGCGCGGCGAGGTGGATCGGGAGGCGTTCTGGGCGATCGACTACTCCGTCGGCCGCGCAGCGGCGGAAGCGGGGAGGATCGTGCTCGATCTGCGCGAGGTCACACACGTCGACTACGCCGGCGTCACGGAGATCGTCGCACGCCGGCGCGAGTTGCTCGCCCGCGGAGGCGATCTGCTGATCGCCGCGCGCAACCCTTACGTCTGCAACATCCTCAAGGCCGCGGGCGGCGCGGAGCTGGCGCTCTTCCGCAGCGTTGAAGAAGCCACCTCGGCGGTAGCCGCGCCGGTGGCCCGAGTGAGGGCGATGCGCAAATGA